Genomic window (Spirosoma sp. KCTC 42546):
TACCAAGTATTCCTGTCAAAATTACGCCGTCATCTGCCCTTGCTACTTGAGCTAGCTCAATCCAAAACCTGATTCTGGTCAATGGCAGGTTAGTGCTATTCTAGTTCACCCACACCACTGCCAGATCCAGTCTGCTACTCATCCCGTTTAATTCTGCTGATGCTAAGGGATTCTATAGCAACAACAGCATCAACAGTTGTACGGTTACCAGTTGGCCCGACGGAGTTTATCGGGTTTCAGTATCCGGATGCCCCCCCCGCTCACCTCAATCAGACCATCCTGTTTGAATTCACTCAGAGTACGAATTAGTGATTCCGTAGCTGTGCCAATAACGGCCGCCAGGTCATCGCGAGAAAGCTGAATAGGAGGAGCCGGGTCTCCATTGGGCAGAGGCTCCTGAAGTCGCAACAAGGCATCGGCCACACGCCGACGGAGTGAGCTGTAGGCCATGCCCAGCAACTGATCTTCTTTTTCACTAACACGCCCGGCCAGCAGGCGCACAAACTGACGCCCTACTTCAGGCTGGGCTATGAGCAGTTGCCGAAAATCATCTTTAGGAATATACACCAGTTCCGAGTCATCGAGCGTGAGGGCGGAGTCGGTATAGGCCGTTTCCTCGAGCAAAGCCAGATCTCCAAAAAATTCTCCTGGCCCGTATAGGCCCGTTACCAGCTCTTTACCATCTGTATTGGCGCGAGTTGTTTTGACCCGTCCACTTTTTAGAAAATAAAGGCGTGTTGGCTCATCGCCTTCAGTATAAACAAACTGTTTTTTAGAAACGTGATGCGTTTTTCGATCAACAGATAAACTTTGCAGACCTCCACCTACTTTACGGGCGTCGTCCAGAAACTGCGTGAGCCCCTCCTGTTGCAGATTATAGCTCTCGGCCCGAAGCTTATTAAACCGGTTCAGGCGTCCTTCAACCGCACTCAGCAATTCAGTATCATCGAATGGCTTGGTCAGGTAGTCGTCGGCACCCAATTCCATACCTTTTCTAAAGTCAACCCGTTCGGATTTAGCCGTCAGGAAAATAAACGGAATACCATTTAGGTCTGGATTTTTATTAACGATATGTAATACACCATAGCCATCTAAAACGGGCATCATAATGTCGCAGATAATCAAGTCTGGATGATCGGCGAGGGCCAGTTCAACACCGAGCTTACCATTTTCGGCAGTCAGCACGCGGTAACCGGATAATTCCAGAATCTCTGCCGTGTTCTCCCGAATATCGGCATTGTCTTCAATGAGCAGAATAGTTTTCATGAGGGAGGAAATGTAAGGGTAATGGTAGTGCCTTCGCCTAACTGGCTGGTCAACTCAATTGTGCCACCCAGCAGTTCAAGGTATCTGGCAACGATATGCAGGCCAAGACCCGTACCAGCAAAATTAGTTGCGTTTCTGGCCCTAAAAAAGCGTTCGAACAGGTGTTTTTGGTCTTCCGGCGAAATACCAATACCCTGATCGCTGATGGTTAGCTGAAAGACGCTTTCATGGCTATGAGCAACCAAATTAATTTCCTGATTATCGCCAGAGTATTTAATTGCATTAGACAATAAATTCACCAAAATTTTTCGTAGGAGCGATGGATCACTACGCACAGGCAGCAAGCAGTCTATCTGAGTTTGAATCTGTTGTCCAGGCTTCAGCATGTCCCGTAAATCGGTCACTACTTCGGCTACTAGCCCATACACATCAACCTCCGACCAGATGGCGTCAAGCCGTCCTTCTTCAAGCCGCCCTACCGACAGAAACTCCTCTAAAATATTGTTCAGATGGTTAACGGACGATTTAATCCGGTGAACATGCCGCAACCGCTTATCCTGTTGATCGGCATTCGGGTATTTTTCAATCAACGATGCCGAGGTTAACACCGCACTCAGTGGAGTTCTGAACTCGTGCGACGCCATTGACACAAATCGGGACTTCAACTCGCCCAATTCACGCTCGGCCACCAGTGCTTTTGCCAGCTCATCTTTCGACCCTTCCAGCTGATGTAAAGTGGCCATGAGAGCATGGGTTCGATCAGCCACTTTCTGTTCTAACTCGGCATTGAGTTGTTCAATACGGCTTTTCTGTTCAAGTAATGTTTGCTCGGCCTCTTTTTTGGCGGTAATATCAATAATGTAGCCTACTGCCAGGAGCATATTCTCCCGATAAAAGTAGCTCAAACTGATTTCGGCCGGGAATATTGACCCATCTTTCCGTTTGGCGTACAAATCGCGTCCGTGACCCATAGCCCGTATTTGCGGATTAGCGTTGAACGAAGCGCGCAACTGGGCGTGGCGTTGCACAATCGAATCAGGCACAAGTGCGTCAACAGATATGGTCGTCATTTCGTCCTCATCGTAGCCAAATAAAGCACGAGCATACCGATTCGCGGAAACAATACGGCCCTGTTCATTCGAAACGATGATGCCAATGGTAGCATGGGAAAAAACGGCCTCAAACGAGTCGTCGAACATAGATGTAATCAGGCAAAATGATTCTGGATGCTTATGGCTACTATGGGCTCTATGGAGCTAATACGTTGTTTATTAATACACTAGAATCTACAGAGTCCAAAGCATCCACAGAATCCCTGGTAAAAGCTATTTGCAAAGTAAGCGTGTATGCGCCTGATACAGCTGATTAAAATCAGTTTTTCAGTTGATCTGTCTCAGTCTTTGGTTGGCATAAGTAAGCCAATTTTGAGACATTAACCGGATTATTGTCATGACACCTCATTCTTCGTTGCTGACAGATGCACCCCAACGACCTGTGCTGTTGATATTTACATCTGCATCTCCAGCTCAACGTGTCGAAATCGACCAACTTCTGGAAAAGGCCCGATTCATCTTAAATCCAGCCGTAAGGGTCATGCGCGTGAGTGAATCAACCCACCCCGAAGTGGTTCATAGCTTCGGATTTACGTCTTTACCCGCTTTTGCCTTAGTTCGGCAAGGGCAGGAATTATGGCGTTATTCAGGTCCGGTCGATAGTCCCGATCTTTTCAACCAAATGGAACAGACTTTTCTAAGAAACTAACAACTAGCCTATATGAACCCTACAACTTCCACTACTTCGGTATCTACAACCGCCTGCCATCAGGACCACCAGCACTGGCAATATATTATTCGCCAACAGGAAGAAGAAATTCGTCAACTTAGGTCGCTGTTACTCGAGGTAATGGAACAATACAACTGTCGTAGCCTGCGCCACGACGCCGTTGATTATTACCGAGACCTGAACCACCTCCAAACCAAGCTCAATCGGCTGCACCGCGACATGATTTGCGAAGGTGCCGATTGCCCCGCCGACATCCAGCAACTGGAGTGCACCAATACGCGCTTTGGCTTATCGGCCACTATTGAGCGCCATACTACGGCCCTTGTCAACGAATTTTCCCGGATCAAAGACGGCTGCCTTCAGTTCCTGTCGGGCATGATGAGCCTGAATCTATTGTAAGTTTGTGGTTTGACGTTCGAGGTTTGATGTTTACCGGTTCCAATTGGTCTTATTCACCAACTTGCGCCTGTAAACATCAAACCTCGCACTAAAAACGTCAAACTGCCTATGTACGACCGTCTTCAAACCCACATTGCCCGACTGGTTGACCTTACGGAAGACGAGTTTACGTTTCTGAAAACGCTTTTCATTCCTAAAAAACTTCGCCGAAAACACTATCTCCTGCAGGAAGGGGACATCTGCAAGTACATTACATTTGTCGATAAAGGGCTTTTACGGGCTTACACCGTCGATAGCAAAGGAACTGAACACATTGTGCAATTTGCGCCTGAAGGCTGGTGGACCAGCGATATGTATAGCTTCCTGACGGGCGAACGCTCCGACTATACCATCGAAGCCCTGGAAGATGCCGAGCTGCTCCTGCTGGATCGGGCGAACATGGAGCGAATGGTAAGTGGTGTTCCCAAAATGGAACGCTATCTGCGCATTATGCTCCAGAATAATTACGTAGCCACGCATCGCCGGATCGTGTTATCGCTGAGCCAGTCGGCCGAAGAAAAATACACCGAATTCGTACAGCGTTACCCCGACATTGTGCAGCGCGTTCCGCAACACATGATTGCCTCCTATCTGGGCATTACGCCCGCCTTTCTCAGCCGAATCCGGGCTCGAAAACATACCAACGACTAGTTTATATTTCCATGCCTGCTAGTACGCAGGCCGTATTTTAGTAGCGATCCAATCGGTACGAAAGATATACCAAGGCCCTAGATACCAACCCTAGCCTAGCAGTCGGCAGGAAAATGTTATAGTTTTGCCCTAGATTAACCTATACAACCGGAAAATTATGCTTCACTACATCATCTGGAATGTTGATCCTGAAATCGTTCGTATTGGCTCCTGGCCAGTGCGGTGGTACGGCTTACTGTTTGCCACCGGGTTCCTGCTTGGGGTTCAGGTTATGACACACATTTTCAGAACTGAACAGAAGCCTCTTGCTGATACCGACTCCCTGTTAACGACAATGGTGATTTCAACGATTCTGGGGGCTAGACTAGGGCACTTTTTGTTTTATGAGCCCTACATGTTCATCGAGAATCCGTTGCGCATTATAACTCCGCCTTTTGATGGATTAGCGAGTCATGGGGCTATTATAAGCATCATTATTGGCCTTTGGCTCTATTCGCGTCGCCAGTCCAGTCAAGCGAGCGGTCAAACGTTTTTGTGGGTTGCCGACCGCATATGCATTACCATAGCCTTAGCGGGAGCCTTTATCCGGTTTGGCAATCTGATGAACTCCGAGATTTTTGGGAAACCGACTACTCTCCCCTGGGCGTTCGTCTTTCTAAGAGATCATGAGTTTAGCCAGGTACCCCGTCATCCCACTCAGTTATACGAATCCTTATCCTACCTACTTCTTTTCATTATCTTATTCTGGTATTGGAAAGCGTACCGTAATCAATCAGCGCCGGGTACAATGCTCGGTATATTTCTAATCTGGACGTTTGGTTTCCGGTTTGTCTGGGAGTTTTTCAAGGAAAATCAGGTGGCCTTTGAAGATAGTATGAGCCTTAATATGGGGCAACTGCTGAGTATACCGGCAATTCTGCTCGGTCTGATTTTATTGTTAAGAAACGTTATCAGACCTGCTTCATTAATTCCGGTAGCCCTGGTTATTCAGTCATCAAGCCTCTGTTATCAATGCGATTACCAGCCAGCTTTGCCAGCATCCAGCAAGGCCCATTCTACCAGATGTGGAGAATTAATTTCCAGTAAACGGCTCCTTAAAACAAGACGTTTCCAAAATCATATAACAAAGGCAACAAAGCCAGTTTCTCCATCGAGTTCAGTAGCCTGATCTGTACCATAAAACCCCTTACCTCTCCTGGGCCTGTGGAAACACAGGCCTTATTTTTTCCAGCAATCCAGGCGAGTATGAAGTAATAGGAAGTCAAATCGTACCCGATCACACAATTATGAAATCGCTGGCCTACTTAAACGCTAGTTCAATAATTTTTCAGTAATGCTTTGGCCTCCTCGGCGGTTAGTAGGGATATACAACCATGACGGGCTGCATCCGGAAAACGTATGTCTTCGTCAACCGTCCAATGAATCAAATCGGGTGAGTACGAAGCCCCAAATCGGTTCGTCATACAGTAATCATACAGCAACAACCACCCAGGCTTGATCGGGTCTTTCATAATCGTGGGGCCTTCCGTGATAACTGGTACTAGTTGCCCATTATTCAAAGGCCCTTCAATAACATGATAAGGTCCCTCGAGTTTGCTGGAGCTAGCTACCCGAATAGCCCGCCTTTCGCCGGTTTTAGCGCCAAACTCTTCCTCTTTATGAAACAGGTAATACGTGCCTTTATGCGCTAACAAAGTACCATCGATCACTGAGTAAGGCGGGGCAAATAGTACCTGAGCGGGCGTAAATGTTTTCCAGTCACGTGTTTTACAGTACCACAGCCGACTTTCCTTCCAGCCCGCATCTTTAAACGACGACGACCAGAACAAAATATATTCGGCTGTTTTGTCATCATAGAACCATTCCGGAGCCCAAATATTTCCGGCAAAGGCCCCTGACTCATTCCGTACATCTTTCATCAGGGGCAAAGGGCCTTCAAGCTGCCAATGAATCAAATCCCTGGACGTCATATAAAGACAGCTTGGCCCTACCTTCTCCCGGTCAATGCTTTTTCCGCCACCCGTTGATAAGATTCGCCAAAGTCCATCGGGGCCTCGACGTACATAGGGATCACGGACATGCTGGTCCCACACCGGTTTATTGTCATTTAAAGGAGTCCAATGCCGCCCATCGGTTGATAAGGCAATGTGTAACTTATTAATCAGCATGGGGTCAGGCAAGGGAACCTCAATTATGTTTCCCTTGGCATCAACCTCAATCCGGGTAGGATAACGCTGACGAAAATAGGTCAACATCCAGACGTTTTTACCATCTTCAATCTTAAGTTGTTTCTGAGCCGTTAAATCAGCGGACATTACGTCGCTTTTAGATTGCGCCAACGCTACTTCCAGCGTAATGATCAAAAGAATAAATACTGTTGTAAGCCGCATCATACTACTAGTTTGCCTGTACTTTAAAAAGGAATCCTGCTCCTGTTTTCTAACGATATAAGCCATGCCAATACTTGCAAATCTGGCTGTGACGATGGCTAAACGTAAAATGTCATTGAATGAACTGTCGGAAAAGTGGATCTCACCCTTGCCAATCCGTCGATACTGAAAACCGGAAGCCATACGATTCAGCACACTTGAGGCTATTTGTAAAGCATTGGATTGCCAGCCAGGCGATTTACTGACGTATGAGTAGCAGGCGATCTTTCTCAATTTGACTACAAATCCCCTCAATTAGACTACAGCTAACGAATTGGATAGCCTGACCTTTGATGCATCATTAAAAGGTACAACACATGATACATCAGAATGAGAAGGTAAGCGATCAACCTGCGCCAACGCCTGTAACATCGCCTAAAGTCTGGTTCATTACGGGCGCTTCCCGCGGGTTTGGGCGCGTTTGGGCCGAAGCCGCTCTGAAGCGTGGCGACAAGGTGGCGGCTACCGCACGCAAAGTAGAAAGCATTGCCGACCTGAAAGAAAACTATGGCGAAAACGTGCTCACACTCGCGCTTGACGTGACACGACCAGAGCAGGTAAAAACTGCCGTAGAGCAAGCGCATGAACACTTCGGCAGACTTGATATTGTGCTTAATAATGCCGGTTATTCACTGGTTGGCACCATTGAGGAAGCCAGTGCGGACGATATTCGTGCCCTGTACGAAACGAACATCATTGGCCCGGTTTCTGTTATTCAGGCGGCATTGCCCTTATTGAGAAAGCAGGGGGGCGGTCACATCCTTGGCACATCGAGCAACCTGGGTCATGTAACGTTACCCGTGATCGGTTATTACTGTTCGTCGAAATGGGCATTCGAAGCGATTCATGAAAGCCTGGCCACGGAAGTAAAACCGTTTGGGATCAACGTAACCATCATTGAACCGGGCGCCTATGCCACCGAGTTTGGCAGCCAGGAATCCCTGAAGTTCGCACAAGGGCTCGACATTTACGCTGATTTTAAAACCCATTTTTTCGGTGAGTTAAGATCCCTGGAAAGAGGTGATCCAGCGGCAACGCCTGAAGCACTTTTCAAGGTAGTGGACGCCGAAAATCCTCCGCTACGGTTCTTTTTGGGCAGTCATAATTTACCCTGGGTACGCACTGCCTATGCTGAACGGATGGCAACCTGGGAGGAATGGGCCGACGTTTCCAACGCGGCTCAGGGTCAGACCAGTTAAGGAACCTGGACGCAGGAAAATTGATTGATAAAATAGCCAGGATAACCGATAGTCAGCCTGATATCGGTTATCCTGTTTTATGTACTGAGCTATGAAAAAAGAAGAAAACAGCCCTTATAAAATCGAATCGCTGGCCGATGCACACCGGGCCTTTGGTTTACCAAAGCCTAAGCATCCACTGGTCAGTCTGATCAACGGTGCTCATACCCCCGTAGCCATGAATGCCATACCGGGCGCTCATGTACTGGGTTTCTATAAAATATCGTACAAACCAAAACTCGGTGGCAAATTAAAGTACGGCCAGAGTTATTATGATTTTGATGAAGGTGGTTTGTTATTCGCTGCACCGGGCCAGGTAATCGGCAGCAATCACGACGATGGCAGCATATGTTCGCAGTATACGTTGCTCATTCATCCGGATTTCTTTTTAGGGTGTTCGCTGGCTAAAACCATCAAGCAGTATGGCTTCTTCTCGTATTCAACCAATGAAACGCTGCATCTTTCGGAAGAGGAAAAAGAAACGATCATCGATATCTTTAAAATGATCGAAAAGGAGTTGAACAGCCGAATCGACGATTTCAGTCAGGGCGTTGTTATTGCTCAAATTGAGCTATTGATGAACTATGCGAATCGTTTTTACAAACGTCAGTTCATTACCCGCAAAGCCGTAAACCACGATCTCCTACAAAAGCTGGAAGCTGTATTGGATCATTATTTTACCGATGATACCTCACTAAGCCAGGGATTACCGACTGTCGGCTATCTGGCGGATCATTTAAACCTGTCACCCAGTTATTTAAGTGATATGCTGCGATCATTGATCGGGCAAAGTGCACAGCACTATATTCATGATAAACTGATCTCAGCCGCAAAAGAAAAACTGTCGACCACCAATTTATCGGTAAGCGAAGTGGCTTACGCGTTGGGATTTGAGCACTCGCAATCGTTTAGTAAACTCTTTAAAACGAAAACGAATCTGTCGCCCCTGGAATTCAGGCGATCATTCAATTAAACTGATTTTTCGACGGTTGTTCCCGTTTTGTTAGCGCATTTTATTTAATTCTCAAAAAACGCTCATGGTTATGATCCGCTGGTGTGGTTGCCCCCATTGGCTCAATACCGATGATAGTCATTTAGCTAGTTTTTACCAACAATTCAAGCGTACTTTGAGGACTCAGTGCGAGGCAGTAGAAATCAAATCCAGCCCGGCAGTCGACAAGAAAATGGTATACTTTTGATTCAGGTTACCATAATCCCACTTGTACGACAGAAAAATATCTACCTTTCAAAACTTCCAAAATGATTCACTGTAAACTTCTGCCGGTAATGAAAAACATATTATATATCCTGACCATTATGGGGCTTCTAAGCTTCCAAACACCTGTACCGGTAGAATTGTCAGGAACCTCCTGGAAAGGAAAAGCTTTGCTGCCTAACTTCACGGTAGTCATTATGAAATTTAGCCGGGGAGTCGTTAGCTTTTATGATGCTAACAACGCTCAACATCTGATTACAACAGCCCGATACGAACAGAATAGCAGTTTTGTCTTAGTACATGCAAAAGCGGGTGTAAATTCTTGTCCTAAAGCGGGTAACTGGCTCTATCATCTGGATAAAAACCCAAACGGAATAAGCTTTCTGGTTTTAGATAGTCCCTGTCGCAACAAAGCAAGTTTACTAGCTGGTAGCGCGTTTACAGAATTAGAATAAAGGAGTGTAGAAAAGTCTTTATCTAAGAATATGGACTAGCTAATTTCGCTGCTTTTTCTTTCCTTATTCACATAACATATTCATAGCTACAAAACCACACTGGTATAAGTACAAACTAGAAGGGGGAGCTTATGAAGCTCCCCCTTCTAGTTTGTACTGAAATTATACTTATCAATACCTGATTTTCCATTGATCTGGTACAACGCTATTTCTTGTACTAGGTCATCGTTTTTACCTACCAAGTGGCGGTAATTTTGTCGTATCAA
Coding sequences:
- a CDS encoding response regulator, which translates into the protein MKTILLIEDNADIRENTAEILELSGYRVLTAENGKLGVELALADHPDLIICDIMMPVLDGYGVLHIVNKNPDLNGIPFIFLTAKSERVDFRKGMELGADDYLTKPFDDTELLSAVEGRLNRFNKLRAESYNLQQEGLTQFLDDARKVGGGLQSLSVDRKTHHVSKKQFVYTEGDEPTRLYFLKSGRVKTTRANTDGKELVTGLYGPGEFFGDLALLEETAYTDSALTLDDSELVYIPKDDFRQLLIAQPEVGRQFVRLLAGRVSEKEDQLLGMAYSSLRRRVADALLRLQEPLPNGDPAPPIQLSRDDLAAVIGTATESLIRTLSEFKQDGLIEVSGGGIRILKPDKLRRANW
- a CDS encoding PAS domain-containing sensor histidine kinase, whose protein sequence is MFDDSFEAVFSHATIGIIVSNEQGRIVSANRYARALFGYDEDEMTTISVDALVPDSIVQRHAQLRASFNANPQIRAMGHGRDLYAKRKDGSIFPAEISLSYFYRENMLLAVGYIIDITAKKEAEQTLLEQKSRIEQLNAELEQKVADRTHALMATLHQLEGSKDELAKALVAERELGELKSRFVSMASHEFRTPLSAVLTSASLIEKYPNADQQDKRLRHVHRIKSSVNHLNNILEEFLSVGRLEEGRLDAIWSEVDVYGLVAEVVTDLRDMLKPGQQIQTQIDCLLPVRSDPSLLRKILVNLLSNAIKYSGDNQEINLVAHSHESVFQLTISDQGIGISPEDQKHLFERFFRARNATNFAGTGLGLHIVARYLELLGGTIELTSQLGEGTTITLTFPPS
- a CDS encoding thioredoxin, producing the protein MTPHSSLLTDAPQRPVLLIFTSASPAQRVEIDQLLEKARFILNPAVRVMRVSESTHPEVVHSFGFTSLPAFALVRQGQELWRYSGPVDSPDLFNQMEQTFLRN
- a CDS encoding Crp/Fnr family transcriptional regulator, giving the protein MYDRLQTHIARLVDLTEDEFTFLKTLFIPKKLRRKHYLLQEGDICKYITFVDKGLLRAYTVDSKGTEHIVQFAPEGWWTSDMYSFLTGERSDYTIEALEDAELLLLDRANMERMVSGVPKMERYLRIMLQNNYVATHRRIVLSLSQSAEEKYTEFVQRYPDIVQRVPQHMIASYLGITPAFLSRIRARKHTND
- the lgt gene encoding prolipoprotein diacylglyceryl transferase: MLHYIIWNVDPEIVRIGSWPVRWYGLLFATGFLLGVQVMTHIFRTEQKPLADTDSLLTTMVISTILGARLGHFLFYEPYMFIENPLRIITPPFDGLASHGAIISIIIGLWLYSRRQSSQASGQTFLWVADRICITIALAGAFIRFGNLMNSEIFGKPTTLPWAFVFLRDHEFSQVPRHPTQLYESLSYLLLFIILFWYWKAYRNQSAPGTMLGIFLIWTFGFRFVWEFFKENQVAFEDSMSLNMGQLLSIPAILLGLILLLRNVIRPASLIPVALVIQSSSLCYQCDYQPALPASSKAHSTRCGELISSKRLLKTRRFQNHITKATKPVSPSSSVA
- a CDS encoding glycoside hydrolase family 43 protein, encoding MAYIVRKQEQDSFLKYRQTSSMMRLTTVFILLIITLEVALAQSKSDVMSADLTAQKQLKIEDGKNVWMLTYFRQRYPTRIEVDAKGNIIEVPLPDPMLINKLHIALSTDGRHWTPLNDNKPVWDQHVRDPYVRRGPDGLWRILSTGGGKSIDREKVGPSCLYMTSRDLIHWQLEGPLPLMKDVRNESGAFAGNIWAPEWFYDDKTAEYILFWSSSFKDAGWKESRLWYCKTRDWKTFTPAQVLFAPPYSVIDGTLLAHKGTYYLFHKEEEFGAKTGERRAIRVASSSKLEGPYHVIEGPLNNGQLVPVITEGPTIMKDPIKPGWLLLYDYCMTNRFGASYSPDLIHWTVDEDIRFPDAARHGCISLLTAEEAKALLKNY
- a CDS encoding SDR family NAD(P)-dependent oxidoreductase produces the protein MIHQNEKVSDQPAPTPVTSPKVWFITGASRGFGRVWAEAALKRGDKVAATARKVESIADLKENYGENVLTLALDVTRPEQVKTAVEQAHEHFGRLDIVLNNAGYSLVGTIEEASADDIRALYETNIIGPVSVIQAALPLLRKQGGGHILGTSSNLGHVTLPVIGYYCSSKWAFEAIHESLATEVKPFGINVTIIEPGAYATEFGSQESLKFAQGLDIYADFKTHFFGELRSLERGDPAATPEALFKVVDAENPPLRFFLGSHNLPWVRTAYAERMATWEEWADVSNAAQGQTS
- a CDS encoding AraC family transcriptional regulator codes for the protein MKKEENSPYKIESLADAHRAFGLPKPKHPLVSLINGAHTPVAMNAIPGAHVLGFYKISYKPKLGGKLKYGQSYYDFDEGGLLFAAPGQVIGSNHDDGSICSQYTLLIHPDFFLGCSLAKTIKQYGFFSYSTNETLHLSEEEKETIIDIFKMIEKELNSRIDDFSQGVVIAQIELLMNYANRFYKRQFITRKAVNHDLLQKLEAVLDHYFTDDTSLSQGLPTVGYLADHLNLSPSYLSDMLRSLIGQSAQHYIHDKLISAAKEKLSTTNLSVSEVAYALGFEHSQSFSKLFKTKTNLSPLEFRRSFN